The segment CACCTGCAATGTGACCTGCGCCTGTTTCCAGTATCAGGTCAGACAAAGCAGTAGTCTGAGGATAGGATAGTGGAGACATTATTGACCACCATGCAAGGCTCAGGAATACCCATGCTGCAAGTACCGGGTTGAAAACATAGGATCCGATACCTCCAAACGCATGTTTTCCTATTCCGATCGCAAAGACAGAACCTATCATAGGAATCCATAAAGGAGCTTCCGGTGGGATAATCATCGCAACCATCAGACCAATGAGAATTGTGCTTCCATCATCGATCGTTATCTTCTGATTAAATGCTTTCTGTATTGCGACCTCAGTCACTACTGCTGCAAGGATACTGGCAATGACCAATCCTATTGCAGGAAGACCAAACAAATAGACAGACAGCAGGACCACAGGCATAAGTGCAATTACCTTTGCCCAGGTCATCTTTTTAAAAGTAATAGCCTCCTTCCTGTGAGGAGGAGCTGATATTGTAAATGTCATCTTATTCACCTCCACTGCATCCACATCCTAATTTAAGATTAGCCGGGGATTCTTTTGGAGCTAAGTCTTCATACGCCTTTTCGATAGAATTCTTTGCATATTTTATCAATTGCAGAACATGTATCTTTGAAGGACACACCGCTGCACATCTGCCACATTCAACACAGTTCATTATATGCATCTGACGGCATTCATCAAAGCGTCCCTGATCAGACATTGCTGCGATCCTGCTTGGAATTAAGTTCACAGGACATACATCTACGCATCTTGCGCAGTGAGTACAATCAACGGATTCTCCCCTTACCACCTCATCAGCAGATTGGACGTATATGGATGTCGTTGTCTTGCTCACAGGCACCTCATCGGTATACTGTGCCACACCTGTGATAGAACCATTCGCAATGAGCTTGCCAGGTTCTCCGATGTAGCCACCACATTCTTCAATTACGTCCTTGAAGGTGGTTCCGATCTTCACAAGGATCTTCTGTGGGTTATTCACTTTTCCGGAAACAGAGACCAC is part of the Methanococcoides methylutens MM1 genome and harbors:
- the rnfD gene encoding Rnf electron transport complex subunit RnfD — encoded protein: MTFTISAPPHRKEAITFKKMTWAKVIALMPVVLLSVYLFGLPAIGLVIASILAAVVTEVAIQKAFNQKITIDDGSTILIGLMVAMIIPPEAPLWIPMIGSVFAIGIGKHAFGGIGSYVFNPVLAAWVFLSLAWWSIMSPLSYPQTTALSDLILETGAGHIAGVSPLALLIPGCILILLRYVEWRIPVSFFLTTILLAVLVGDSLSYVVLGVVLFGILFLATDTSSSPVTKNGRVIYGIVCGVLVVVYGHFANYVDAIFYGLFLANCVSSLIDNNTLPESYGTETFLQRKYKRILSKVPFKDRLEVLLND